GGCAGACAAAACCAAACTGGAGAAAATCGAAGGCATCATTGCAGTCAAAGAAAATGGAGGACAGTTCCAGGTTGTTGTTGGTAACAAGGTACCTGAAGTCTATAGTGCCATTGGACAGATCAGTAACATTCTGGATGATTCGTCAAACAAAGAAAAACCGAGCAAAAAAGCCAAGGGGCTTGGCGGTATCATTGATATCATTTCCAGCATTTTTGCTCCACTTCTGGGTGTTATGGCGGGAGCCGGTATTCTAAAAGGGTTATTGTTGATCGCAAGCAATATCGGATGGCTGGAAACGACAGAAACAACATATACGATCCTGTATGCAGCAGCAGATAGTCTCTTCTACTTCCTGCCTCTGTTGTTAGCGGTTACAACAGCGCGTAAATTCCAGGGTAATATGTTTGTAGCGATGACGATTGCGGGAGCACTGATCTATCCATCCATCGTCACGTTGAAAGCAGAGGGAACACCAACGGATTTCTTCGGTATCCCCGTCATTCTGATGAACTATTCATCGACGGTCATTCCTATCATTTTAGCTGTCATTGTCATGAGCAAATTGGAAAAGCTCTTTAATAAAACACTTCACGATAGCGTGAAAAACTTTGTTACACCATTATTTTTGCTAGTCATTATGGTACCGCTGACACTGTTGGTATTCGGACCATTTGGCGTATACGTTGGTAATGGAATTGCAGCAGGACTCGTTGCCGCATTTGGATTCAGCCCATTGCTCGCTGGAGCTGTTATGGGTGCAAGCTGGCAGCTACTCGTTATCTTCGGAATACACTGGGGTCTTATTCCAGTATTTATCAACAACGTTGCAGTGTATGGACAGGATGGTGTTAAACCGGCTGCGACAGCTTCGATCTTTGCACAAACGGGTGCAGCTTTTGGGGTTATGTTGAAAACCAAGAACAAAAAGCTGAAAACGCTGGCTGGATCATCCACGTTGACCGCATTATTCGGTATTACGGAACCCGCTATCTATGGGGTAACATTACCACTGAAACGTCCATTCATTGCAGGAGTTATCGGTGGTGCAGTTGGTGGAGCTATCATTGGACAAGCGGGCACATTGGCATTCGCGTCTGGCGCACCAGGGTTGCTGACCTTGCCAATCTTCTACGGACCAGGTGGACAAGGTTTCCCAGGATTGATTCTGGGTATCGTAGTATCATTTGTTGTTTCGGCCGTACTGACGTACATCATGGGCTTTAAAGATCCGGTTGAAGAAGAAGAAACAAAATCCGATTCTACGTCATCTGCTCAGCAACCTGCCCGTACAATGAATGCTTCAGACGAAGAAGTATTTAGCCCAATTCAGGGAACGATTGTGGAATTGTCGGAAGTTCCAGATCCGGCATTTGCATCAGGAGCAATGGGTAAAGGGATTGCGATTGAGCCAGCTGTGGGCAGAGTGGTAGCGCCTTTTGACGGTACAGTTACCGTTGCATTCAAGAAAAAACATGCCTTGGCTGTAGTATCAGACACCGGTGCTGAAATTTTGGTTCACGTGGGTGTTGATACTGTTAAATTGGATGGGCAGCATTTTGTCTCTCATATCAAGGAAGGGGACAGGGTCCAAGCGGGAGATCTGTTGCTTGAGTTCGATATTGCACAGATTAAGGCTGCTGGGTACCACACCGTAACGCCGATTATAGTCACGAATTCCGCCAACTACGAGGAAGTCATTCCGCAGGCTACAGGTCAGGTTGATAGCCAGGAACTTCTATTGAAGTTGAACAGTGGAAAGGGAGAGTAATAAAATAGAATCAATACAAATTCAATGAATTAGAGTTTTGTTGGTTCCGTTGACATGGTGGAATTGGAAAATTATAATTAGAAATGTACTTCTATTACATGATAATGAAAGGTGGATTATTGAACATGACACACGCGATGAGATTGCGTTTCCTTCCTTTGAATCGGTAATTGAATACGTTCAAAGGCTCTGACGGTTCGTTCAGAGTAAGCGGGACCAGTCTGTCATTTTCAATCATCCTGACCTTATATACATGGTTTAACTTGTTTTCCCGTTTACATTGAATCACAGGCCTTGGCCTGTGATTTTTTGTTTTACTTATTATTAGTTTGATCAGACATGATGTTCAGTTGAGACTACAGGAGGTACAACGCTATGATGACATTACTGTTCTATTGATACGAGCTGGCACGATAAGCTCGTATCGATAGAAGTGTGCTTCGCTATCGATACGAAATAAATCTTATTTCGGAGGTAGCGAATATGGAAAAGATATGTTTTGAATTAGAGCAGGTTGAGATGACCTTTATGGATAAAGCAGTATTGAGCATTGAGCGACTGGTCGTGCATCAACTGGATCGCATCGGTATAGTGGGTGGTAATGGTCAGGGTAAAAGTACGTTGTTGAAACTCATTGCGGGACAGATCCAGCCGACAGCCGGAAAAGTAAAACGTTACGCAGAGTTTGGTTATTTGGAACAAGTGGAACCTCCCCAGCCTAACGAAAATCTGGAAGTTGACGGCGCTTTACTCAGCAAATTAGCGGTGCCTCAACATGATAAGACATGGAGTGGAGGAGAACAAACCCGTCTTAAACTGGCTCAGATGTTCACTCATCACCACGAAGTATTGTTGCTGGATGAACCAACAACCCATCTGGACCAAGAGGGCATTACATTTTTACTGGATGAATTGCGTTATTACTATGGGGCAATCGTGTTGATCAGTCATGATCGTGCGGTTCTGGATGAGCTGGTAACCACGATCTGGGAAATTCATCAGGGGGAGGTTCACGTATATTCCGGCAACTATAGCGACTATCAGGCACAGAAAAGGCAGGAGCGTGAACAGCAGAACCAGGCCCACGAACAATTTTCGAAGGAGAAAAGAAGATTGGAACTGGCCGCCCGGGAGAAAATGAAGAAAGCCGAGAAAATAACACAGGCCGGAAGCATGTCCAAAAAAGAATCCAAGGCCAAAGCAAATCGTATGTTTGAGACGAAATCCAAAGGTACCAGTCAAAAAGCAGTGCATCGTGCTGCTAAAGCGATTGAACAACGAATGCAACAACTTCAAGAGGTGAGTGCGGTACAGCAGGATCGGCCAATTATCTTCCGTCAGCCGAAGACATTGGAGCTGCACAACCGATTTCCAATTATGGCAGATCGCCTTACGCTTGAGGTGGGAGGAAACATATTGTTGCAGGATGTAAGTTTTCAAATTCCACTAAAACAAAAAATAGCGATAACCGGAGCCAATGGCAGCGGTAAAAGCACATTGCTTAACCATGTTTTCCATGCTGGAGATCAGATCACGATGTCTCCAAAAGCAAAGCTTGGTTATTTTCAGCAAATGAGTTATCGTTTCACGACGAAAGAGACGGTATTACAATTCCTGAAAAATCGTTCGGAATATGAGGAATCGGAACTAAGAAGTGCATTGCACGCAATGCAGTTTACAGGGAATGACTTGCTCAAGAGTGTTGGGACATTAAGTGGAGGGGAAGCGATTCGTCTTCAATTATGTCATTTGTTTCTTGGACAATATAACATTCTATTGTTGGATGAGCCGACGAATTTTCTGGATATGCATGCATTGGAAGCGTTGGAGCGTTTTATCAAGGCGTATGAAGGAACGATTCTTTATGTATCTCATGATCAGAGGTTTATTGAACATACAGCGGATCAACAATTTCAGATTACAGAGCGTCAATTAATTCAGGTGAATATATAATAAATCTATAGAAGAAGAGAAGTAACGAAAACCGCCAAAGTGATTTTGGCGGTTTTGTTGTTTTCAAAGATAGACAGATTAAATACTTCATATAGCTTCGGTTAGGACTCCGCTTTTACAACTGTTGAATGCATGTTACCTGTGAGACGTTGAGGTGGGAAAACCATGCGAACTGGTGCGATGATGATCGTGGCAAATACAGCTTTGATCAGATCCCCAATAATGTAAGGATAAAATCCTTGAATCATAGCCTCAGGCAGGTCCATTTTGTAAGCATAAGCAAGCCAAGGGACACCCGATACATATACGAGTAGTGAACCAAATAGTTCGAATATAATAAAAGCGAGAATAAATCCTGTGATACCTTTGATGTTGATACGTGCAAGGAGCAGTCCGATCAATAATGCGGAGATTGGCCACATCATCACATACCCTCCGGTAGGCCCAAGAAGCACGGCTAGCCCTCCGGTCCCGTGAAGTAAAGGGAAACCAAGAGCAGTAAGCAAAACAACCATCGTAACGCTTAGGAAACCATATAGTGGGCCAAGCAATCCTCCAGCCAACATGACAGCCAAGGTTTGTAATGTTATCGGTACAGGGGAGAATCCAATAGGAATGCTTATGTAACCAAAAAGTACTAATATTGCGGCCATAAGTGCGCTGAATACAATGCCTCGTAAAGATAATTTCATGTTTGAACAATCCTCTCCATTTTGGTAATATGATTGTTAACCAAGTTAATAAATGTGGTTAACGATTAGGATCTTACCACATAGAAATAGAAAGGGAAAGGGCTAATTTAAAATGCAAGACAACCTGCCTATCATTACATTAGAAGATGTCCGAGTGCATTATGCTTCCGAAGATGGTCAAGTGAGGAAAGCGCTGGATGGTGTCTCCTTTACGCTTCATCAAGGAGAATGGATTAGTATTGTTGGTGCGAATGGCAGTGGGAAAAGTACGCTTGCCGGGCTACTCATCGGATTCATTCCACTATCGGGAGGGGTGCGGAACATCTCAGATGAACTTACCGTTCGAGGGGTATTGCAGCAACCGGATGCACAGGTATTGGGGGACACGATTGAAGAGGAATTTCATTATGCATTGTCACCATTCATGAATACTGTAGAAGAACAATCGGAGCAAAGGAAGGACGCATTACATACCGTAGGACTTCAATATCCCCCGGATATGGCCATCTCACAGTTATCTGGTGGACAGAAACAACTGCTTAATATTGCCGTAGCGCTCGCGGCCAAACCAGACGTATTGATTCTGGATGAGCCAACAGCCATGCTTGATCCCGGAGCAAGAGACCGCATTGAGGCCACCGTTCAGAAGATCACCCAGCGAGGGACAACGGTAATCTGGATTACGCATCATCTGGAAGAAGCAACCTTGTGTGATCGAATTATTGCTATTGACCGAGGGCGTTGTGTGTACGACGGGAAACCTGAATCCTTTTTCTATGAAACAGAGACGAATGAGAAGACTATTCTGAAAAAAGTGCAGCTATCTCCCTGTGAACGATTAGGGCTGGACCCTCCGTTCTCTGTAAAGACTGCGTTATTGCTCAAGCAAAAAGGCATGAGGCTAGAAGCCATGCCACTAAGGCCCGAACAATTGGCTAAGGAGGTCGCAAGTTGGAGATCGAATTAACCAATATACGCATAGAAGGATCGGAATCGAGCAAACGTGCACTGCTTGAAGATATAAATATTCAGTTGAACAGTGGGGAAATCACGTTGCTGCTGGGCTGTACGGGTTCAGGAAAAACGACTTTACTACAGACGCTGGCTGGCCTGAAACCTCCAGATGCAGGCAGTATTACGATAGATCGCATGCCTTTCTGGAAAGAAGGAAAAGTGAAACAGTCGATTTTATTGCAAATGGGTCTGGTATTTCAATTTCCGGAACAACAACTGTTTGCCCGAAATATTCAGCGAGAATTCATATATTCCCTGCGTCCTTATCGACTCTCCGAGAGCCAGCAACAAGAGCAGATTACGAAAGCAGTGAACCAATGGGACCCGCCAGTATCTCCGGCGTTGGAACGACGTTTTCATCTGGACAGGTCGCCATTTGCTCTAAGTGGGGGAGAGAAGCGCAGACTAGGTCTTGCTCTTGGCATTGCGACTAACCCACACTGGCTGTTGCTGGATGAGCCGAGCGCCGGATTGGAAGCGCAAAGTGTCGGGCTTTTGCTGGATGCATTGGAGCAACATCGTCAGACAGGTGGTGGGTGCGTGGTAGCAACCCATGATCTGGATACATTTTTGCCTTGTGCGGATCGGGTATTGTTATTGCAGGAAGGTCGCCTAATAGGCGATCTTACGCCGCGAGAACTTCACGATAGGCCTGAATTGCTGGAGCAGACAGTTATCGGGCTGCCACCTTCGATGCGATTAGCACAGCAGATGAGGGCTGCGGGTCTTGATCTGCCTTTTACCGGGATGACGCCAGAAGAGATGGCTGAAAGTATAATTCAGTCTACGTTCGTTGAGGTGGAAGTTCACAACGAATCAAAAGCGGCATTGGGAGCAGCAATTACGGTGACAGAGAGTGACGATGTGATTGAGAATATAGAAGGGGCCAATCCAAAGCTTCTTCCAAACACTTTGACTCATTCAGGTGGACTATATGGCGTGATGGACCCGCGTCTGAAATGGATTTTGTATATTTTGCTTGTCACCGCAGCGATGCTGCAACAGCGCTGGTTGGGATTAACGTTAACACTGGTGCCGGTCGTGGCCGCGCTTGCTGTGCTTCCGCGTCAGACTTTAGCTGGTTGTATGAAGTTAATGAAGCCACTGTTATTTTTTTTCATCATATCAACGGCGCTATCTGGAACAACCCTTTCAACAGAGGGAGGAGGTCTGCACTTTGGCTTTTCCCTGATGCAGGCAGAGGGCACTTTGCTGAATGTGTATCGTTTGTTTATCGTCACGTTGGCAAGTTTATGGTTTTCACTGACGACGCCTTATGGGCGAATGGTAGAAGGACTGAACTGGGTACTCGGGATCGGTAAAAAGATCAGACTGCCCGTAGCTTCGTTTGCTCTTGCTGTATCGTTAATCTTTCGATTTATCCCGATGATCTGGAGTGAATGGCAGCGTTTCTCACTGATCGTACGGGCACGTGGAAAGGTCGCTTTAAGACCAAATACCGTGCGGATTCGTGACTTGGGTCCGATGGTGATTCCCTTGTTAATGGCGCTGTTCCAACGTGCAGAGGATATGACCATTGCGATGGAAATGCGTAAAGTTAGAGAACATTCTATGCTTGGCGCACGTTCTTCGTTATTGGTATGGTCCAAGCGTGATACCTGGATTAGCATGGCTGGCCTCATTGGTTTTGTACTATTATTATGGATTCGCTAATTGTGATGGATTACAATCATAAACGCAGTGTTTTCCAAAGATCATGCATAAATGCATGTGACCTTGCTCACAATAAGTGTGCGTGGATCATCTGGAAGCGGATCAGGAGGGACGAACGATGAAAGATAAGTTTTTGCGTGAAGAACGACAAGAATATACCGATGTGTCTACGGTGGAGTCGCAGCGAAACGATATCACTCTTGAAGAATTCCCGGAGGGTCCTTACGGTTCATCTCTGTTATCCGAGTCTCTAGGGAAAAGTTCTCCGTGGCGGGTGGATCAAAGGTCTGCACATCGTTTTGATTACGAAAATCATGAGCTTCACGAGGGAGAAGTACGGGATTATCCGGGTCAGGATGTTTTTGACGAAACGGTTCCGGATAATGTGTCCAAACCTCAATACACGGAAGAATCGTAATGTGATATGGATATAAAATAGAGCGCAGCCTCCGATGGGTTTTGTCCTGTTCGGGGGCTGTTTTCGTTTGTGCTTAAATAAAACAAATCTCCTCCAATTCCACATTATGGGTTATTATATTCTATATAAACAAGGTAAGGAGACTGTTCATGGAGCAAGACTATATTAAGTATGTGAGGTCATTTGTTGGTAATTCCAAAGTGATCATGGTGGTTTCAGGAGCAATCGTCTTCGATAAGGCTGGAAGAATCCTATTGCAGAAACGGTCGGATAATGGATTCTGGGGATTTCCCGGTGGTTTTATGGAGCTGGGAGAAAGCGTCGAGGAGACAGCCAAGAGAGAAGTTTACGAAGAAACTGGTCTAATACTGAACTCCTTGGATTTATTCTCGATATATTCTGGGCCCCAGTACGAAGTGGTTTATGATAATGGAGATGAAGTTGCATTAGTGCAGGTGATGTTTAAAAGCAAAGATTTTTCTGGAACTATAAAAGAAAGTGAAGAATCCATAGAAACAAGATTTTTTGATATACATTCTATACCAGAACATTTTTTATCTACGCATAAGCAAATTATAGAAGATCTAAAAAGCCGTAAGATGAATTTTAAAGTTGGAGATTAAATAATCCAGGGGGCGGCGAAATGAGAGAGATCGATTATAGTCAATATTTCTGGCAGGATGATAAGGTCAGATTGCGTGCTATACGTGAGGAAGATTGGGAAGATCATTATTATAACCGATTTGATACACCTGCTCGTCGGTTATTGGAGTGTGCAGTAGAGTTACCGCCAACCCATGTCGAAGCGAAGAATTTCACGGAAAACTTCTCTGATTTTTCTTTAGCCAAAGGACGGATCATGTTTACCATTGTAAATATGGATGGTGAGAATGTCGGAGGTGTGAACCTGAACAGCATTGATGAAAGGAACGGTACCTTTAGCATTGGCATTCAAATTGACAGGGATCATCGAGGAAAAGGATACGGAACCAGATCTGTTCGAATCTTGCTGAACTATGCCTTCTTTGAGCGAAGGCTCAATAAATTTAATGATTATGTACTCCAAGGAAATGAACCTTCCGCAGCGATGATGAGAAAACTTGGATGTGTTCAGGAAGGTGTGCGCCGCCAGGTGATCTATATGGATGGAAAATACCAGGATCTGATCCTCTTTGGATTAACCAAAGATGAGTTTATGGCAAAAGAAGGGCTTGTTTGACTCCTAGGGTGCTTGAAGTCTGCCAATGTTCGGTTGGATAAATGGTAATATACATTAAGTTGAAGGTGAAAGTATATTCTAATGATATCAAAATCAGAGGTGATCGTGTGGATAGAGCGATACCCGATCCGACATGGAAAAGGTTAGGTTTTGCTGAACGGCCTGATTTTCATACTTCTGGTCTGGGTGTGGGGATTGTAATTATCGATTCAATTAAACCACATCATCTCGTAAATCACTTAAATACACGAATTAAATGTGTTACCGTAAATGAAAATATGACTGTCACTATGCGAGACATTTCATCTATGAACAGGGAGGAGGATAATCGGAAAGGTGACCATGGCCTTATGAGTGTACTAGCTTTGGCCCATCAACCGATTCTATTAGAGGGACAGATTCATGTCGGGATTGCACCAGCAGCAACATTTATCGTTTTAGATCATGGGGCATTTACAACTGGAGAAGGAGAACGTCTGAAAAAAGGAATGGAATGGATTCTTGAACATGGGCTCGAGTGGAATATAAAAATTATTTTAAGCACTGGTTGGCAGGCATTAGATAATGAAGTTTATCTTAAAAATACGAGTGAAAACTCAACGGTTAAAGCATTGTCGACAGCTGTACAACAGGGCATTTTGGTTATTTGTTCGAATGGGAATACACGTTTAAATAACATCATGCCTCCAATACAATATTTAGCAGTAGGGGGCTACGTGGATCGTGGAAAGGCTGATCGTTCATTACATGTTCCTTTCCCTGACGAACCTTATGGCAGAAATGGAGATGGTCATTTTAGGCCAGATATATTAGCGCCCAGACTACACCTTACAATTCCCTCTTATGAAACTGAAGATTCGGTCAGCGCGTATCTTTTTATGGTGGGACCTCTGGAGCGGCTGCGCTTGTTGCTGGTGTTGCGGCCCATTTGTTCTCCCAATTTCCGAGTTTAAGTTCCGGGATGCTGAGAGATTTATTAGTCGAGCATGGAGAACCACTTGAGAGTGGTGATAACCTGGCTCCTCGAATTAACGTTAAGAATGCAATTCGTTATATGAACAGGGCAGATAAGCCAAGGTACATAACAAAAACTTTACCAATGATACGTATAAAAAATCAAAATCTCTATAGCACAATTCATTCAATGGATGATATCGAAAGAGCGCTCTCTTTAACAGTTTTAGTGGAGAGGGGCGGATTATCACGTGAAGAGTTGTGGAGCTTCACTAAGGATTCATCCGCTATTGTTCGTAAAATTGCAGTATCGACCCTCGGCGAACCGATGAACGAACGAGAGCGAAAGTTGTATTGGGTGTATCTAATGAATGAAACAGAAGGGGGAGTGCGTGGATGGTATATGCATGGATTATTGCAAAATGCTCCAAAGGAGGAAATACATAATTGGATAAATTGGTCAACAGATATAAACTGGTCGGTTCGATGGTGTGTTAGCGAATATTTGGCTCAATATCCAGAGTATTTTCCCCATCTGGAAAAAACCCAAGATCCTGACGCTATACATATCAAGGCATTGCCTTTAAGACAATGGTACACGGCACTATTTCTATAATGATGTAACGTAAATCAGTATGTGGAGGTAACCTTATGAAACAAACCATTTTAAGTGATGAATTAATCATTGATTGCAAGGATATTTATTTGCGCGAGTATCGACTCGAGGATTTGGAGAAACTGCAAGAAATTACGTGGCAACCTGAGGTGTATGAATTCTTACCGGGATGGAACGCTACAATGGAAGAGAGGACCCTGTGGCTCACCGAATATGAAATTCCTGAGAATCAGCGTTTTAAACAAGCTGTGATGGCGGGAGGCAATATTGGAGAGTTATATTTACGTATGGCTATCGTACTTAAAGAGAATGATGAGTTCATAGGATGGTGCTGCTCAGGGATCAAGGACGAACTGCCAGCACCCAATCGGGAGATTATGTACGGTATTTCGAAACACTTCAGGAATCGTGGCTATACAACGCAGGCAGTAAAAGGGATGACACAGTATTTGTTTGAACATACAAACGTTGAAATATTAAATGCCATCGCTTTGATTACCAATCAAGCATCCAATAAGGTGATACAGAAATGTAACTTTGAACGGTTAAATTTGATCGAGATCGAGGATGAACCCTATATCCATTATCAACTGTGTAAGCGCGAAGGTCTTTTTTGATTGAACTTTTTTATCCTCTTGAAAATCGCTATAGGTTAAACACTTCAGATCAGGTTAGACAGTTATTGCTGGCTGCCTGATCTTTTTCTTTCATTTAATCTATAGGACAAGATTATGTTAAAAATTTTCTCCTCGATAATAGCGCTCCAGTTTGTTATCCAAATGAACAAGCTGCGCTTTTTTCTCCTCGATATCATTCAGCAACTTTTGCTTTTGATCCTCAATCAGCTTGGTTCTTTCCTTCAGGGTGGAGGTTCCTTCATTGACCTGATCATAATACTTTTTGATGTCTTCCACACTCATCCCCGTTTCACGAAGGCATTTGATAAAAACCAGCCAGTTCAGATCATCCTCCAAATAAAGACGGTTATTCTGCTCATTTCGTGCAGCAGGTTTCAAGAGTCCCTTTCTTTCATAAAAGCGGATCGCTCCAATTGAAATCTCAACTTTTTTCGCTACTTCTCCAATCGTTAACATGTTAATCCCCCTTTTTATAAAAATAATTTGACCTACACTAAGTGTAGCATAGTAACTTAAACATTGTTAAATATAAATCAAATTATGGAAAGAAGGATTTGCATGAAAAAGACTGTCTTTGTAACCGGAGCAAATAAAGGAATTGGATATGAAATCGTAAAACAGTTGGGTGAAGCAGGTTGGAAAGTTATCCTTGGCGCACGTAGTGTTGAACGGGGTGAAAGAGCTGTTTCCGAGTTAACTTCCAGGGGATTAGACGTAGAATTTGTACAGATCGACATGTGCGACTCGAAGAGCATTGAGCAGGCAGCCGATACGATTCAGAAGACTTATCCTGCAATAAACCTTTTGATCAATAACGCGGGTATGCCGGGTGCTTTCTCTCATTCCTTCACGGATACAAAAGAGGAAGATCTGCGGAACGCCTTTGAAGTGAACTTTTTCGGTACCTTCCGTTTGAATCAGCGATTGTTCCCGTTAATCAAAGACAATGAAGGCACAATTATTAATGTATCAACCGACATGGCTTCTCTGGACCATATGCAAAATGCGGAATTTACTTTAAATGCCTTCGACTATAACTCATCCAAAACGGCCAACAGTGCCATGACACTTTCGATGGCTTATGAAGTCAAAAACAGCAGGGCGCAAGTCTTTGCGGTAACGCCCGGATTCACATCAACAGATCTTAATGGCAATGCCGAAGGCGGTAAATCAAAAGAAGCCGGCGCTGCGATTATCGTGCGTTATGCGACGGATGGCAAACGCCATAACGGAGAATTCCTAGATGATAATGGCGTGTACCCTTGGTAATCCACCGTTGCCAAAAGCAGTAATAGATCGGGATGAATTTTAGAGAATGTCTTCAAACTCAAACTGAGGGTAAGCTATACGATGATGGGTACCAAGGTCTCAAAAGCCTTGAGGTCCAAGATAGCTGATCCTGGCTAATTTTAGTGAATGCCTAGACGATTTTCTAACGAACACAGAACGTCTTATTCGGCCTCTAGGTACGCTTCTTAAATTGTAAGGAACATCAGACACGCTATTTTCCGAAATCCCCTGAGAAAAACGCAGTAAACGGTTGTTTATTCTAATATAACGTGGCTCAGGTTCATTAGATCTCTGTGGACGCTCCAAATGCTTGAATAAGACGTCTCAGATTCGTTAGCCTGAAAGTGCGAAAGCCTGAGACCAATTGAGCTACTACTTACTCTGCACTCTATCAATCGGATCGGATACAAAAAGAATCCCCCTTTCATTCCTTAACCGAAATGAGAGGGGGATTCTTCATGCAGTGAAGAACCTGAATTAAACTGGAAGAAAAGCAGCGTTTGGTGAGCTTGACTAGGAGCTTGCGTAATGATCAAGTAGATTTTAACTAGAGCTGCTAATAGCGAACTTATAGCTTACGTAGAACCGAAGCTCAGCCTAGACATCAGCCTTATACAGCGGCATCAAAATCATAAATTCAGTTCCCACGCCTACCTGACTTCGTACTGTAATTTTCCCACCATACGACTCTACAATCGTGCGGGTAATGGCTAGACCGAGACCTGCGCCACCTTGTTTGCGCGA
The window above is part of the Paenibacillus sp. 1781tsa1 genome. Proteins encoded here:
- a CDS encoding Msr family ABC-F type ribosomal protection protein — its product is MEKICFELEQVEMTFMDKAVLSIERLVVHQLDRIGIVGGNGQGKSTLLKLIAGQIQPTAGKVKRYAEFGYLEQVEPPQPNENLEVDGALLSKLAVPQHDKTWSGGEQTRLKLAQMFTHHHEVLLLDEPTTHLDQEGITFLLDELRYYYGAIVLISHDRAVLDELVTTIWEIHQGEVHVYSGNYSDYQAQKRQEREQQNQAHEQFSKEKRRLELAAREKMKKAEKITQAGSMSKKESKAKANRMFETKSKGTSQKAVHRAAKAIEQRMQQLQEVSAVQQDRPIIFRQPKTLELHNRFPIMADRLTLEVGGNILLQDVSFQIPLKQKIAITGANGSGKSTLLNHVFHAGDQITMSPKAKLGYFQQMSYRFTTKETVLQFLKNRSEYEESELRSALHAMQFTGNDLLKSVGTLSGGEAIRLQLCHLFLGQYNILLLDEPTNFLDMHALEALERFIKAYEGTILYVSHDQRFIEHTADQQFQITERQLIQVNI
- a CDS encoding GNAT family N-acetyltransferase, giving the protein MREIDYSQYFWQDDKVRLRAIREEDWEDHYYNRFDTPARRLLECAVELPPTHVEAKNFTENFSDFSLAKGRIMFTIVNMDGENVGGVNLNSIDERNGTFSIGIQIDRDHRGKGYGTRSVRILLNYAFFERRLNKFNDYVLQGNEPSAAMMRKLGCVQEGVRRQVIYMDGKYQDLILFGLTKDEFMAKEGLV
- a CDS encoding ATP-binding cassette domain-containing protein, encoding MEIELTNIRIEGSESSKRALLEDINIQLNSGEITLLLGCTGSGKTTLLQTLAGLKPPDAGSITIDRMPFWKEGKVKQSILLQMGLVFQFPEQQLFARNIQREFIYSLRPYRLSESQQQEQITKAVNQWDPPVSPALERRFHLDRSPFALSGGEKRRLGLALGIATNPHWLLLDEPSAGLEAQSVGLLLDALEQHRQTGGGCVVATHDLDTFLPCADRVLLLQEGRLIGDLTPRELHDRPELLEQTVIGLPPSMRLAQQMRAAGLDLPFTGMTPEEMAESIIQSTFVEVEVHNESKAALGAAITVTESDDVIENIEGANPKLLPNTLTHSGGLYGVMDPRLKWILYILLVTAAMLQQRWLGLTLTLVPVVAALAVLPRQTLAGCMKLMKPLLFFFIISTALSGTTLSTEGGGLHFGFSLMQAEGTLLNVYRLFIVTLASLWFSLTTPYGRMVEGLNWVLGIGKKIRLPVASFALAVSLIFRFIPMIWSEWQRFSLIVRARGKVALRPNTVRIRDLGPMVIPLLMALFQRAEDMTIAMEMRKVREHSMLGARSSLLVWSKRDTWISMAGLIGFVLLLWIR
- a CDS encoding NUDIX hydrolase, with the protein product MEQDYIKYVRSFVGNSKVIMVVSGAIVFDKAGRILLQKRSDNGFWGFPGGFMELGESVEETAKREVYEETGLILNSLDLFSIYSGPQYEVVYDNGDEVALVQVMFKSKDFSGTIKESEESIETRFFDIHSIPEHFLSTHKQIIEDLKSRKMNFKVGD
- a CDS encoding biotin transporter BioY; the protein is MKLSLRGIVFSALMAAILVLFGYISIPIGFSPVPITLQTLAVMLAGGLLGPLYGFLSVTMVVLLTALGFPLLHGTGGLAVLLGPTGGYVMMWPISALLIGLLLARINIKGITGFILAFIIFELFGSLLVYVSGVPWLAYAYKMDLPEAMIQGFYPYIIGDLIKAVFATIIIAPVRMVFPPQRLTGNMHSTVVKAES
- a CDS encoding beta-glucoside-specific PTS transporter subunit IIABC codes for the protein MSHEKLAKEIVELVGGEKNVESLVHCATRLRFVLKDDAKADKTKLEKIEGIIAVKENGGQFQVVVGNKVPEVYSAIGQISNILDDSSNKEKPSKKAKGLGGIIDIISSIFAPLLGVMAGAGILKGLLLIASNIGWLETTETTYTILYAAADSLFYFLPLLLAVTTARKFQGNMFVAMTIAGALIYPSIVTLKAEGTPTDFFGIPVILMNYSSTVIPIILAVIVMSKLEKLFNKTLHDSVKNFVTPLFLLVIMVPLTLLVFGPFGVYVGNGIAAGLVAAFGFSPLLAGAVMGASWQLLVIFGIHWGLIPVFINNVAVYGQDGVKPAATASIFAQTGAAFGVMLKTKNKKLKTLAGSSTLTALFGITEPAIYGVTLPLKRPFIAGVIGGAVGGAIIGQAGTLAFASGAPGLLTLPIFYGPGGQGFPGLILGIVVSFVVSAVLTYIMGFKDPVEEEETKSDSTSSAQQPARTMNASDEEVFSPIQGTIVELSEVPDPAFASGAMGKGIAIEPAVGRVVAPFDGTVTVAFKKKHALAVVSDTGAEILVHVGVDTVKLDGQHFVSHIKEGDRVQAGDLLLEFDIAQIKAAGYHTVTPIIVTNSANYEEVIPQATGQVDSQELLLKLNSGKGE
- a CDS encoding ATP-binding cassette domain-containing protein yields the protein MQDNLPIITLEDVRVHYASEDGQVRKALDGVSFTLHQGEWISIVGANGSGKSTLAGLLIGFIPLSGGVRNISDELTVRGVLQQPDAQVLGDTIEEEFHYALSPFMNTVEEQSEQRKDALHTVGLQYPPDMAISQLSGGQKQLLNIAVALAAKPDVLILDEPTAMLDPGARDRIEATVQKITQRGTTVIWITHHLEEATLCDRIIAIDRGRCVYDGKPESFFYETETNEKTILKKVQLSPCERLGLDPPFSVKTALLLKQKGMRLEAMPLRPEQLAKEVASWRSN